The Wolbachia endosymbiont of Ctenocephalides felis wCfeT genomic interval TTGAAATTGCGTGTTCTATATCATCAATCAAATCTTCACTGCAACTGAAGCATTTATTCATCAAAAACCCAACATTGCCAGTATTGATTCCGTACACACGCATGTTTTTATTTTCTATAACATAATTGTGTAGAGTACGCAGCATAAAGCCATCACCACCGACAACTATCAGTAAGTCAATTTCATATTTATTTTCTGCTGTAATGTTAACAAACCCTAATTCTTGTAGGAGCTTAGATACTTCCTGTGATTTTGGTGATTCAGAAGCAACATAGCCTATATTTTTATATTTATGCATGCTTCAACAAACCCTCTCAGAAAGGAGCAAAAAATTAAAAAATATCGCCATACTTATCGTTAAACTTAGCTAGCTTACTAGTTTTACTTGTTGCTCCGCTCGTTAAGCTTCCAGTCCACGCAGGGTGAGTTAGTGGATCTCTATCGAGCTTTACCCTATCACCTTCTTTTCCATATGTGGAAAGAGTTTCAAACTCTTGGCCATCTGTCATAATTATAATAATTTTGTGATAATCAATTTCTACTTCTGCCATTGTTGTGTATAAACCTTAATAAGTTATTATAGTGAATTCAGTTTACAAGATCAATCATTATTATATAGCATTGACAAAAAGTAAATAAAATGGTATAATTAGTAAAGAATAAAAAATATATGATTTTAATTTTTCCGGGCCAGGGCTCTCAATTTGTGGGAATGGGAAAAAGCCTGTATGATGAATTTCCTGTTGCAAAGCAAGTATTTGATGAAGTAGATAGCATACTAGGTAGGAAATTATCTCATTTAATTTTTAACGGTCCCATTGAAGAGTTAACTATCACGGAGAACGCTCAACCAGCAATAATGGTGGTTTCAATAGCAATGTTACGTGTAATAGAGCATGTATACGGCAAATCTTCTTTTTCTGATTATGGAATAAAATACGTTTGTGGGCATTCAGTTGGTGAATATTCAGCACTTTGTGCTGCAGGAGCATTAACGCTTGAGTCTGCAGTAAAGCTACTAAAAGTTCGCAGTGAAGCAATGCATGAAGCTTCGCTAAAATGCAAAGGTGGTATGGTTGCGTTGCTAGGAGCTGAGATTAATGAAGTGGAAGATATCTTAAAATCCTCTCAAATTGATGGAATTTGTGAAGTTGCAAATGACAATGGTGGAGGGCAGGTAGTAGTGAGTGGTACTGAAGAGGCTCTTGAAATGCTACCTGACTTATTTAAGAATTCGAATGTAAAGAGATTAGTTAAACTACAAGTGAGTGGTCCATTTCACTCATCTTTGATGAAACCTGCTGATGAAAGGCTTTTGGAATTTTTGGAGGATATTGAAGTCTCTCGTCCTTTGATTCCTTTTGTGTCAAATGTTACAGCTAAAGAAGAAAGTGACCCAGAAATCATAAAGGATCTACTTGCTAAACAAATAGTGAGTAAAGTGAGGTGGAGAGAAATGGTTTTATATATGATAAATCACGGCATTAACAAATGTGTTGAAGTTGGGCCGAATAAAGTTTTATCTAATTTGATCAGAAGAATTGACCCGTCTGTCAGTGTAAAAAATATAGACAATATTAGTGATATTGATGTTTTTTTTAACAAATCATTGTATCCATTCAGGGGTATGGCTTAAGAAGCAATAGCCAGTAGGTTTTGAAAAAGATTTAACTTCTTTTGCCTCCAAGTCAGTATCCATTCAGGGGTATGGCTTAAGAAGCAATAGCCAGTAGGTTTTGAAAAGGATTTAACTTCTTTTGCCTCCAAGTCAAGTACAATGAAATTATCCTCTCAAGAAACATATTTCCCCGTTTCGATTGTGTAAAATATGAAACTTTTCGGTAAACAACGTAATGCCGAATCTGTCACTCAGCATAGTTGTTTGTCAGTGGAATATTTTCTGGATCGTCCAAAAATTTCCACATCATCAGATCCGATTTCATGATATTTTTTGCTACTCGAGACGCTCCAATTGCCTCGGGTAAATTTGATATATTCTTTAAGTAATATCTCGTTCGCTTGCATAATTTTCTTGCTCTTCTTATGAACCTTAATGTGTCTATTTCATCCTTTAACAGAGCTTTTTTCAATGCAAATAATTCAGTAGCAACATTCCTTAAATAATACCCCAAAACTTTCACTTCGCTATTCCAACTATGAGACAACCTTTCAAAATCTCTTGCTAAATGTGCCCAACAGACCTGCCTTTTCTTGCTGGAAAAGTAGTTGTAAGCTGCATATCTGTCGGTCACTACTAGGTTGTTATTCTTTCCAAATTTACTATTTTCCAGGACTTTCATCCCTCTTGACTCTGTCAATTTGATCACACTTCCTATTTTGCTCGCAAACATCCAGCACCAGCCCTGTTTACCTTTGTTGTAATGGCTAGTTTCATCGATATGTAAAATTTTGCTCTTGCTTACCTCTTCCTCAATTTGCTCATATGCTTCTTGGCATTTTTCTGCCACTCTAGCCTCGCTATTTGATACACTACCGACGCTGATATCCAGGTTGAAAATGTCCTTTATAATATTTGCCACTTCTTTTTTCGAATTCTTGTAAAATCCACTTAATGCTGCAATTACTGACTTAACTCTTGGACCAAATGTGTCCGCAGTTACTCCTTCTTGTAGCTTGCTACTTTTTCTTTTTCCACATCTTTTGCAATGTCCATGCTGTAGTTGATATTCAACTACATACGGCTTGATTTCCGGCAAATCGACCTTTTGATGAGTATACGGATCTTTTGATACCGCAATTTCTCCTCTGCACTCACACGTATTGGGCAGTTCTATTTTTACCATCTCATCTGCCTCCATTTTAGGGCGGTAACTGCCTTTATGTCCAACCTGTGCTCCTACTTTCCTGTCACTTTTTGGCTTATTTTCCCTCATCTTATATAATTCTTTGGAGCTTGGTATAGATGAATTTTTTGAATTTAAGCCAAGCCTTTCTTTTAACTCAGCGTTTTCGATCCTTAGCGCTTTATTTTCTGCTTTAAGCTCTTCTATTTTTGTTTCTAACTTTTCTATAGTCTGCTTAAACTTTCGCAAAATTCTAAAAGATCAACCATATTACCTCACAGCCACTCTAGTTTACCTTTTTAGCATTCCTTGTCTACTCTTTATTTTACCGCCCGGCTGAATGGATACTATTAACATAATTTTGCTAATTTATTATTAAACCGGCATATAAAACTGAACAAAAAGCTGCCGAGTTGATGCTAGAGAAAATTGAAAAAAGTAGTTCAACCAGCAATTTCTGGAATTGCATCCTTAACCTGCTGGATTTTATCCTCTATTTCCTCTGTTTTTTTACCTATTTCATCTACTGTTGATAATAACGGTTCTACTATATTTTTGTCTATAGAATTACTATAATTTTCCATACTTTCGGTTAGAGCATCATAGAAATTTTTAAGGTGCTTAACAGTGATAACTGCAGCTTTAATTTCCTTGATCTCATCTTTCGTCATATCTTTAGTTATATCAATTTCTTCTGTTTTAGTAGAAATCTTTTCTACTGCTGGTTTTATAAATTCCGGTTTTTTAAATTTGGTTTCAGTCATATAAACTCCTATAAAAAATTATCACTATTGTCTCCTACAAAAGCAGTAGAATCTGCAATTTCAGGAATATTTTTATTAATTTCTTTAAGTTTCTCTGCCATCTCATAAAGTATTCTCTCAGATTGCGAGCCACATCTTTTTAGCATATTCAGCATATCTTCAGCTGCTCCAAGAACTTTTGATTTCAAGTTTTTATTTCCTAGCAATTTAGGATCTTCTAACACGGCATCGATGATATCTTGAAAACTTAAATGCTTTGACTCTGAAGAATACGTAGAGAAAGGTTTTAGCTCTTCATTGATCTCTTCTAACGATCTCACGGCTTTATCAAGGCTCTTTGCTAAATCACACTTGCTGAACTCTTCTTGGCTTTGTTGCATCGCTCTTTGGATAGGAGGCAATGCATAATAAATTCATAAAGCTATCTCAAATTTAGCCATGCCTATTTCAGTAAATTTGTTCAGCAAATAACACTTGAGTAGCATTTCTTTCTCACGGTTAATCTCAGATTTGTTCCTAAAACTAAACCCAAATGTTTGCTTCAGTCGCGAGAAAAAACTTTCTATATAAGATCTCTTCCCATAATTTATCTCTTTTTTCCACTTCTTCATACCATCTTCACCATATGACTTTATGAGCTTGATTGTAGAATTTCTCTCAGCCATATAATCCAGCTTTGGATGCTCCACTGCATTGTTTTGCAGAGGAATTTTTGTCTTTATGCCAAGCTCATTGCACAATTTGTATAACTTCTTTCGATTATATGCTCTGTCTGCATATAGTGTGCTTATATTGTATTTAGCATTAGCCCTTGCAATAAGATCACAGGCTCCATAGTGGTCAGAATAAACTCCACTACTGTATTTTGCAGCTATGACTTTTTTGCTACCTATCTCCAGCATTACATGCAATTTTCTTGTTTGCTTATAGCCACGGTACTTTCTATCTGTACCGTTTGCCTTACTATGGCCTGGAATATTATTGTAGATGCTTATTCCAGTGCTATCTATGGCGATCTCAATATTTTCCATACTGTTTTTATCATGTCTTCGATCATTAATTTTTAAGTTAAGCTTTTTGAATCTTCTGGAAGCCTGGGAATAGCTGATAACTTGCAAATTTTTCCCTATTTGCTCAAGGTATCCCGCTATAAACCCCACCGTTTGTCTTAGGCCTATTCTAAACAAATAAGTTATTATGTGAATTAGAATTACGACTTTATCACTATAAATATTGTTGCCACCGGTCATTTTGGGACTTTTTTCGTACCAATTTTCTATGGCATCGTTGACGTAATAAAAAATATTTCCTCTTTCTTGGAGAAATTTGTTATATTCGTAGCAGTTACTGACTTTCATTTTGACTGGCATATTTTTCCTTTGTCGGTTAAATGCCTGTTTATAATGAATTTCATCAGTAACTCCCAGTTCTTTTTACTTTAGCTATGCAACAAAGCCACTCTTCTTTCACAGTTTTCAACACTTCTTCTACAACAGGTTTCTCCTTCTCCAGCTCTCTCATCTCCTTTTGCAGTTTTGATAGCTCTTCTAGAGCAGTTGTTTTTTCTTCTATGATTTCTTTCAGCTTCTCCTTATTATCTTTCATTTGCTTCTCTAAAGCTGCTTTTGCTGCCTCCTTCTCTTCTTGGTCTTGTTCCCCTTTTTCTTTCAGTGCTTTCAGCTCTTCCTGCTTTTTTTCTACAGCGTCTTTTGCTTCCTTTAATGCTTTCTTCGCATCTTCCAATTGCTTTTGCACCTCTTGCTCATTCTCTTTTGCCTTTTCCAACTCCACTTCTAGGCCTTTAGCTTTTTCATATTGCTTCTCATAACCTTCCAATATTGAACGTATTGCTTCATCCTTAGCTAGCTCTAACGGTGTTTTACCATCTTCATTTTTTACTATATCAGCACTACATTTCACAAATAACCTTACAATCTCTAGATACCCTCGTTCCGCTGCCCAGTGTAGTGGTGTATAGCCAAATTTATCTTGAGCATTAATGTTAGCACCATATTTAATTAGAAGATTAACTATTGCCACATCTTCAGCCCAGTGCAGAAGTGTATAGCTACCGTCCCAAACATTCACTTCAGCACCATGCTTAAGCAATGTCTCAGATAGTTGTTGATTTCCATTTTTAACTGCCAAACCTAGTGGTGTAAAGCCGACATTATCTTTAATATTCACATTAGCACCACACTCAAGTAATTCCTCAGTGAATTTCTGATTTTCATATATAGCTGCCCAATGTAGTAGTGTATAGCCGCTTTTGTCTTGAGTATTAATGTTAGCACCATGCTCAATGAGATACTTAATCATATCTATATCTTTAGCCCAATTTAGCGGCGCATAGCCATCTTTGTCTTGAATATTTACGCCAGCACCATACTTAAGCAACGTTTCACACACTTCACAATTTCCATATTCGGCAGCCAAACTTAGTGCTGTACGACCATTATTATCTTTAATATCAATATTAGCATCATGCTCAAGCAACGTCTCAAGTAATTTCTGATATTCACGTTTAACTGCCCAATGTAGCGGCGTATAGCCATCCTTGTCTTGAACATTAATGTCAGCACCACTTTTTATAAAAAGTTCAACTTTTATTAATAGTTTAGCTTCTTCTATATTCTCTTCTTGTACTGCATCAATTAACAATTAAGTATTATAAGTCTTAACACCAAGCTCCAGTAATTCTGCTATATCTTCAAATTTCTTTTCACGAGCTAAGTCCAGTGGTGTATAGCCATCGTTATCCTTGATATCAATGTTTGCACCGTGTTGCACTAGCAGTTTTACTATTTCTATCTCTCCTCTTAAAACTGCCAAATGCACGGGCGTATAGCCATCTTTGTCTTGAGCATTAATGTTAGCACCACGCTCAATGAGAGACTTCACCATCTCTACACTTTTAGCCAAATGTAGTGGTGTATGGCCGTCCTTCCAGCCTTGAACATTTGCATTAGCACCATACTTAAGCAATGTCTCAGCTAATTTCTTATGTCCATTTTTAACTGCCAAATGTAGTGGTGTATGGCCGTCCTTCCAGTCTTGAATATTCACATCAGCACCATGCTTAAGCAATGTCTCAGCTAATTTCTTATGTCCATTTTTAACTGCCAAATGTAGTGGTGTATAGCCATCCTTGCCTTGAGCATTAATGTTAGCACCTTTATTAATGAGATAAGCAATAATCCATCCATTTCTAACCAAATGTAGCGGCGTATAACCATTATTATCTTGCGTATTAATATCAGCACCATGATCAAATAACATCACAGATATATCTATATGCCCCTCTTTAACTGCCAAATGTAGTGGTGTACATCCATAACTATCTTTAACATTCACGTT includes:
- the fabD gene encoding ACP S-malonyltransferase; amino-acid sequence: MILIFPGQGSQFVGMGKSLYDEFPVAKQVFDEVDSILGRKLSHLIFNGPIEELTITENAQPAIMVVSIAMLRVIEHVYGKSSFSDYGIKYVCGHSVGEYSALCAAGALTLESAVKLLKVRSEAMHEASLKCKGGMVALLGAEINEVEDILKSSQIDGICEVANDNGGGQVVVSGTEEALEMLPDLFKNSNVKRLVKLQVSGPFHSSLMKPADERLLEFLEDIEVSRPLIPFVSNVTAKEESDPEIIKDLLAKQIVSKVRWREMVLYMINHGINKCVEVGPNKVLSNLIRRIDPSVSVKNIDNISDIDVFFNKSLYPFRGMA
- the rpmE gene encoding 50S ribosomal protein L31, which encodes MAEVEIDYHKIIIIMTDGQEFETLSTYGKEGDRVKLDRDPLTHPAWTGSLTSGATSKTSKLAKFNDKYGDIF
- a CDS encoding ankyrin repeat domain-containing protein; protein product: MLIDAVQEENIEEAKLLIKVELFIKSGADINVQDKDGYTPLHWAVKREYQKLLETLLEHDANIDIKDNNGRTALSLAAEYGNCEVCETLLKYGAGVNIQDKDGYAPLNWAKDIDMIKYLIEHGANINTQDKSGYTLLHWAAIYENQKFTEELLECGANVNIKDNVGFTPLGLAVKNGNQQLSETLLKHGAEVNVWDGSYTLLHWAEDVAIVNLLIKYGANINAQDKFGYTPLHWAAERGYLEIVRLFVKCSADIVKNEDGKTPLELAKDEAIRSILEGYEKQYEKAKGLEVELEKAKENEQEVQKQLEDAKKALKEAKDAVEKKQEELKALKEKGEQDQEEKEAAKAALEKQMKDNKEKLKEIIEEKTTALEELSKLQKEMRELEKEKPVVEEVLKTVKEEWLCCIAKVKRTGSY